Proteins from one Camelina sativa cultivar DH55 chromosome 8, Cs, whole genome shotgun sequence genomic window:
- the LOC104705811 gene encoding SPX domain-containing protein 4-like isoform X1, producing MKFGKEFRTHLEETLPEWRDKFLCYKPLKKLLKYYPDPPPSASGSHLLDSSSRPSASGSHLLDSSSRPVFADTTNISSADHDHDVLVLPAAGVRPTEDLQGSFVRILNEELEKFNDFYVDKEEDFVIRLQELKERIELVKEKNTGNGEFASESEFSEEMMGIRRDLVTIHGEMVLLKNYSSLNFAGLVKILKKYDKRTGGLLRLPFTQFVLHQPFFTTEPLTRLVRECEANLELLFPSEAEVVESSSTAQAQSSSHQNHSPRISAETSSTLGDENLDIYKSTLAAMRAIKGLQKASSTYNPLSFSSLLQNEDDETVTAENSPNSGNKDDSEKEDTGPSH from the exons ATGAAATTCGGGAAAGAGTTTCGTACTCACCTCGAAGAGACGTTACCGGAGTGGAGAGACAAGTTCCTTTGCTATAAGCCTTTGAAAAAGCTTCTCAAATATTACCCCGATCCCCCTCCCTCTGCTTCTGGTTCCCATCTCCTCGATTCGTCCTCCCGCCCCTCTGCTTCTGGTTCCCATCTCCTCGATTCGTCCTCCCGCCCCGTCTTTGCTGATACTACTAACATCTCTTCCgctgaccacgaccacgacgtTCTGGTTCTTCCCGCCGCCGGCGTCAGGCCTACCGAGGATCTCCAGGGCTCGTTTGTCAGGATTCTCAACGAGGAGCTTGagaaatttaatgatttttacgTCGATAAGGAAGAAGATTTCGTTATCAGATTACAG GAGCTCAAGGAAAGAATAGAGCTAGTTAAGGAGAAGAACACTGGGAATGGGGAATTCGCTTCAGAAAGCGAATTTAGCGAAGAAATGATGGGTATTCGCAGAGACCTTGTTACCATTCATGGCGAGATGGTCCTCTTAAAAAACTACAGCTCTCTTAATTTTGCAG GActtgtcaaaattttgaaaaagtatGATAAAAGAACTGGTGGACTTCTACGTTTGCCTTTCACACAGTTTGTTCTCCATCAACCCTTCTTTACTACAGAGCCACTTACTAGGTTAGTCCGTGAATGTGAGGCCAATCTTGAGCTTCTCTTTCCCTCTGAAGCTGAAGTTGTTGAGTCCTCCAGCACTGCGCAAGCACAATCAAGCTCACATCAGAACCACTCCCCAAGAATCTCTGCCGAGACTTCCTCAACTCTCGGCGATGAAAATCTTGATATATATAAGAGTACACTCGCTGCTATGAGAGCTATAAAAGGTTTACAAAAGGCTAGCTCCACTTACAACCCATTATCATTCTCATCCCTTCTTCAGAACGAGGATGATGAGACGGTAACAGCTGAAAACTCTCCAAACTCTGGGAACAAAGATGATTCAGAGAAGGAAGATACTGGACCTTCCCACTGA
- the LOC104709147 gene encoding cystathionine gamma-synthase 1, chloroplastic-like yields the protein MTFKTEDTNDLKHSFLSSDGSLTVHAGERLGRDIVTNSITTPVVNTSTYFFKKTSELIDFTEKRLVCHEYARYGSPTTKILEDKISALEGAESTLVMASGMCANTVMLLALVPKGGYIVTTKECYKETRKFMETFLPRLGITVTVIDSADTTGLEAAVNKHKISMFFTESPTNPFLRCVDIELVSEICHKRGTLVCIDSTCATPLNQKALVLGADLVLQSATKYFGGHNDVLAGCISGSTKLVSEIRKLHHVLGGTLNSVKVHAAYLLIRGMKTMHLRVQEQNSTALKMAQVLETHPKVSRVYYPGLPSHPDHHIAKRQMTGFGGVVSFEIAGDLGTTIKFIDSLKIPYIATSFGGCESLVDQPAISSYWDLPQEERPKHGIKDNLVRFSFGVEDFDDVKADILHALEVILPPSEKFSTMV from the exons ATGACTTTTAAAACCGAAGACACGAACGATTTGAAGCACTCATTCTTGAGCTCCGATGGGAGTCTGACTGTTCATGCTG GTGAAAGATTAGGTCGTGATATAGTCACGAATTCGATCACGACCCCTGTAGTCAACACCAGTACTTACTTCTTCAAGAAAACTTCGGAGCTAATCGACTTCACG GAGAAACGATTGGTATGTCACGAGTATGCTCGTTATGGAAGCCCAACGACAAAGATACTCGAAGACAAGATTAG TGCACTTGAAGGTGCTGAATCAACTTTGGTTATGGCTTCTGGGATGTGTGCAAACACTGTTATGCTTTTGGCATTGGTTCCAAAGGGTGGATATATTGTCACAACTAAAGAGTGTTACAAGGAGACGAGGAAATTCATGGAGACTTTTCTTCCCAGACTGGGAATCACT GTGACTGTGATTGACTCCGCTGATACCACTGGCCTGGAAGCTGCAGTGAATAAGCATAAG ATTTCTATGTTCTTTACTGAGTCACCAACAAACCCATTTCTTCGATGTGTCGACATTGAGTTAGTTTCAGAGATCTGTCACAAAAGAGGAACTCTTGTTTGCATAGACTCTACCTGTGCAACACCTTTGAATCAGAAGGCACTTGTGCTTGGTGCTGATCTTGTTCTCCAGTCAGCTACTAAGTACTTTGGAGGCCACAACGAT GTTCTTGCTGGATGCATATCTGGTTCTACCAAGTTGGTTTCCGAGATTCGCAAATTGCATCATGTTTTGGGAGGTACACTTAATTCGGTAAAAGT GCATGCGGCATATTTACTCATCCGAGGCATGAAGACAATGCATCTTCGTGTACAAGAACAGAATTCAACCGCTTTGAAGATGGCTCAAGTTTTAGAAACACATCCCAAG GTGAGTCGTGTTTATTATCCAGGCCTTCCTAGTCATCCGGACCATCACATAGCCAAGCGACAAATGACTGGCTTTGGTGGTGTGGTCAGTTTCGAG ATTGCTGGAGATCTCGGGACTACGATCAAGTTCATCGATTCTTTGAAGATCCCTTACATTGCAACATCATTTGGTGGATGCGAGAGCCTCGTGGACCAACCTGCCATATCGTCCTActg GGATTTACCGCAAGAGGAGAGGCCCAAACATGGAATCAAAGACAACTTAGTTCGCTTCAGCTTTGGTGTTGAAGACTTTGATGACGTCAAGGCTGACATTCTTCATGCTCTTGAAGTGATCTTGCCACCATCTGAAAAGTTCTCAactatggtttaa
- the LOC104705811 gene encoding SPX domain-containing protein 4-like isoform X2, translating into MKFGKEFRTHLEETLPEWRDKFLCYKPLKKLLKYYPDPPPSASGSHLLDSSSRPVFADTTNISSADHDHDVLVLPAAGVRPTEDLQGSFVRILNEELEKFNDFYVDKEEDFVIRLQELKERIELVKEKNTGNGEFASESEFSEEMMGIRRDLVTIHGEMVLLKNYSSLNFAGLVKILKKYDKRTGGLLRLPFTQFVLHQPFFTTEPLTRLVRECEANLELLFPSEAEVVESSSTAQAQSSSHQNHSPRISAETSSTLGDENLDIYKSTLAAMRAIKGLQKASSTYNPLSFSSLLQNEDDETVTAENSPNSGNKDDSEKEDTGPSH; encoded by the exons ATGAAATTCGGGAAAGAGTTTCGTACTCACCTCGAAGAGACGTTACCGGAGTGGAGAGACAAGTTCCTTTGCTATAAGCCTTTGAAAAAGCTTCTCAAATATTACCCCGATCCCCCTCCCTCTGCTTCTG GTTCCCATCTCCTCGATTCGTCCTCCCGCCCCGTCTTTGCTGATACTACTAACATCTCTTCCgctgaccacgaccacgacgtTCTGGTTCTTCCCGCCGCCGGCGTCAGGCCTACCGAGGATCTCCAGGGCTCGTTTGTCAGGATTCTCAACGAGGAGCTTGagaaatttaatgatttttacgTCGATAAGGAAGAAGATTTCGTTATCAGATTACAG GAGCTCAAGGAAAGAATAGAGCTAGTTAAGGAGAAGAACACTGGGAATGGGGAATTCGCTTCAGAAAGCGAATTTAGCGAAGAAATGATGGGTATTCGCAGAGACCTTGTTACCATTCATGGCGAGATGGTCCTCTTAAAAAACTACAGCTCTCTTAATTTTGCAG GActtgtcaaaattttgaaaaagtatGATAAAAGAACTGGTGGACTTCTACGTTTGCCTTTCACACAGTTTGTTCTCCATCAACCCTTCTTTACTACAGAGCCACTTACTAGGTTAGTCCGTGAATGTGAGGCCAATCTTGAGCTTCTCTTTCCCTCTGAAGCTGAAGTTGTTGAGTCCTCCAGCACTGCGCAAGCACAATCAAGCTCACATCAGAACCACTCCCCAAGAATCTCTGCCGAGACTTCCTCAACTCTCGGCGATGAAAATCTTGATATATATAAGAGTACACTCGCTGCTATGAGAGCTATAAAAGGTTTACAAAAGGCTAGCTCCACTTACAACCCATTATCATTCTCATCCCTTCTTCAGAACGAGGATGATGAGACGGTAACAGCTGAAAACTCTCCAAACTCTGGGAACAAAGATGATTCAGAGAAGGAAGATACTGGACCTTCCCACTGA